Within Bdellovibrionales bacterium, the genomic segment CCAATCCGATTCGCCGGCACCTGAAAACAATACTCAAAAAAGGCAACTCCCCAGCTCACAGCTATAACCAAGATGAGGGTCCTGCCCTTAAAATCCCTGAGGTGCCCATACCAAGCATATGTCATAAAAATATTCGATATACCCAAAAGCACAACTGTCTGCCACATGCACGCCCCCATGGTAGAAAAAACCTTGTGATATCATCACAAATTGAATCAATCCTAGCCTAAAATCGACCAGCCAGGAGCTCGGCAACCGGCTTTGTCGGCGAGAATCGATCCAAAATAATTTTCATTACAGCCGTAATTGGAACCGCCAAAAACATACCTGCAACCCCCCAAACTAAGCCCCAAAATATAAGGAAAACAAGGATAGTTACAGGATGAAGATCCATGCTTTCTCCCAAATACCTCGGCTCCAAGAAATTTCCCATTATCAACTGCACCATGAGCGAAAGAACGAGGACGGCTAAAAATCTCCCCCCAAATCCATACTCAATGAAAATGAGAGGCAAGGGCAAAATCGTTGAAAGAATAAATCCAACATTTGGAATAAAATTCAGCAAAAAAGTCAGAAGCCCGATGAGAACCGCCATTTCAACATCAAAGGCAATCAAAATCAGAGTAACTCCCAATCCGGTCACGAGAGAGAGCAAGGATTTCAAAACCAAATATCGGGAAATCTTGCTCAAAACTTCGTCTAAAACTGGATGAGGTTTTCGCTCGGCACTCTCTCCAGCCAGAAGAAACACCAAAAAAATCAAGATCAAAAAGAAATTGCTGAAGAGGACTGTTATTTCTGCAGTCAGTGTCCGCAAAAATGTAAAAACAGGGAGAGCCTTTAACTGTGCGATGATAGATTCCTTATCTGAAGCAAAACCATAGTCCCCTGCTTTCTCAAGTACAGTTGCAAAGAGCTCAAACAAACGATATTTATATGATTCAGCGCCGTTTACAAAGTTCCCGATTGAAGATGTAATGATTAAGATAAGGCCGACACTCACCAAACAAACACTCAAAAAAACAGAAGTGAGAGCAAGCCATCGAGGGAGCCGTGTTCGATTTTGTAGCCATTTGACAGTCGGAGAGGTCAAGGCAAAAAAGAAGATACTAAAGACGAACGGGATCATAACGGTGCGGGTATAAATCAGAGCCCCCGTCGCCGCCACTGCCGACAGAAACAAGAGGCAATACTGACTCAAATTGTTTTCGGACTTAATTTTATT encodes:
- a CDS encoding AI-2E family transporter, with protein sequence MTNKIKSENNLSQYCLLFLSAVAATGALIYTRTVMIPFVFSIFFFALTSPTVKWLQNRTRLPRWLALTSVFLSVCLVSVGLILIITSSIGNFVNGAESYKYRLFELFATVLEKAGDYGFASDKESIIAQLKALPVFTFLRTLTAEITVLFSNFFLILIFLVFLLAGESAERKPHPVLDEVLSKISRYLVLKSLLSLVTGLGVTLILIAFDVEMAVLIGLLTFLLNFIPNVGFILSTILPLPLIFIEYGFGGRFLAVLVLSLMVQLIMGNFLEPRYLGESMDLHPVTILVFLIFWGLVWGVAGMFLAVPITAVMKIILDRFSPTKPVAELLAGRF